The proteins below are encoded in one region of Apium graveolens cultivar Ventura chromosome 4, ASM990537v1, whole genome shotgun sequence:
- the LOC141717818 gene encoding uncharacterized protein LOC141717818 encodes MAASKLSSLAAIAAAATSYTLSSSSSSNRAYADGPFRFNPFSSSPAPSPSPSPSTESSDSEAKSEVEVSKGGFDAESLERGAKALREINSSPYKKQVFEVMGKQEQCRLAELEAEKIHHNAIQSYADIERQRKLSEEQRNLVQQQSQNKAQMLRYEDELARKRMQTDNEAQRHHNAELVRMQEQSSIRKEQAKRATEEQIQARQRQTEKERAEIERETIRVKAMAEAEGRAHEAKLTEDHNRRMLIEKVNGEREKWLAAINTTFSHIEGGFRVLLNDRSKLIMTVGGATALAAGVYTTREGARVTWGYINRLLGQPSLIRESSMTKFPWSGTVSQAARKFFNKATPGENQSKFGNVILHPSLQRRIQHLARATANTKSHQAPFRNMLFYGPPGTGKTMVAREIAQKSGLDYAMMTGGDVAPLGAQAVTKIHEIFDWSKNSKKGLLLFIDEADAFLCERNSIHMSEAQRSALNAMLFRTGDQSRDVVLVLATNRPGDLDSAITDRIDEVIEFPLPQEEERFKLLNLYLNKYLTSEGVYKSKSGPVFKKQSKKITVKDLSEDIIREAARKTEGFSGREIAKLMASVQAAVYGRPDCILDSELFKEIVNYKVEEHQQRIDLAAEGGLPV; translated from the exons ATGGCGGCTTCGAAGCTTTCTTCACTAGCAGCAATAGCTGCAGCAGCTACTTCTTATACtttatcatcatcttcatcatctaATCGTGCTTATGCTGATGGTCCTTTCCGGTTCAATCCTTTCTCTTCTTCTCCGGCGCCGTCGCCGTCGCCGTCGCCGTCGACTGAATCTTCCGATTCGGAGGCTAAGTCTGAAGTTGAGGTTTCAAAAGGCGGTTTTGATGCGGAGTCGTTGGAGAGAGGCGCTAAAGCACTCAGAGAGATTAATAGCTCTCCGTATAAGAAACAg GTGTTTGAAGTGATGGGGAAACAAGAGCAATGTCGGCTTGCGGAATTGGAGGCTGAGAAGATTCATCACAATGCTATTCAGTCTTATGCTGATATC GAGAGGCAGCGAAAGCTGTCTGAAGAGCAGAGGAACTTGGTACAACAACAATCTCAGAATAAGGCACAAATGTTGCGGTATGAAGATGAATTGGCTAGAAAAAGAATGCAg ACAGATAATGAAGCTCAGCGACACCATAATGCTGAGTTAGTTAGGATGCAAGAACAGTCCTCTATACGAAAAGAACAAGCAAAACGAGCAACTGAAGAACAAATTCAAGCTCGGCAACGACAGACTGAGAAAGAGAGAGCTGAAATAGAACGAGAAACTATAAGAGTAAAGGCAATGGCTGAGGCCGAAGGTCGGGCTCATGAAGCAAAACTAACTGAAGACCATAATAGGAGGATGCTTATTGAAAAGGTGAATGGCGAAAGAGAAAAGTGGCTTGCTGCAATCAACACAACGTTTAGTCACATTGAAG GGGGCTTCAGAGTCTTATTAAACGATAGGAGTAAACTGATTATGACGGTTGGTGGTGCTACGGCATTGGCTGCAGGAGTTTATACAACAAG GGAAGGAGCAAGAGTTACTTGGGGTTATATCAATCGGTTACTTGGCCAGCCATCACTAATAAGAGAATCATCCATGACAAAATTTCCATGGTCCGGCACGGTGTCCCAAGCAGCACGTAAATTTTTTAATAAAGCAACACCTGGAGAAAACCAGTCCAAGTTTGGGAATGTTATTCTTCATCCTTCGCTGCAAAGAAGAATACAACATCTTGCTCGAGCTACAGCAAACACCAAGTCTCACCAGGCACCTTTCCGTAACATGCTCTTTTATGGGCCTCCTGGTACGGGTAAAACGATGGTAGCAAGGGAGATTGCTCAAAAATCG GGTTTGGATTATGCTATGATGACGGGAGGAGATGTTGCTCCACTAGGTGCACAGGCTGTTACGAAGATCCATGAGATATTTGATTGGTCCAAAAATTCGAAGAAAGGTTTGCTTCTATTTATAGACGAGGCTGATGCTTTCTTGTGCGA GCGTAACAGCATACATATGAGTGAAGCCCAGAGAAGTGCCCTAAATGCTATGCTTTTCCGAACCGGTGACCAATCAAGAGATGTGGTCCTTGTACTCGCCACAAATAGACCAGGTGATCTTGATAGTGCCATAACGGATCGTATTGATGAAGTGATTGAATTCCCACTTCCTCAGGAGGAGGAACGCTTCAAACTCTTAAATTTGTATCTGAACAAGTACCTAACCAGCGAAGGTGTCTACAAGTCCAAGTCGGGGCCAGTATTTAAAAAGCAATCAAAGAAGATTACCGTAAAGGATTTGTCTGAGGATATTATCAGAGAGGCTGCCAGGAAGACAGAAGGGTTCTCTGGTAGGGAGATAGCAAAATTAATGGCAAGCGTGCAAGCGGCTGTATATGGTCGCCCTGATTGTATATTGGATTCCGAGCTGTTCAAAGAGATAGTAAACTACAAAGTTGAAGAACATCAGCAGAGAATAGATCTTGCAGCTGAAGGGGGACTCCCGGTATAG